Within Cellulophaga sp. L1A9, the genomic segment TTTAATAATAGATACTTTATATGGTAAAACTGGTGCATACCACAAAATTCCTATCCCATCTTTTAATGGATTGTATTTTTTGTTCTCATCTGGCATATCAGACAAAGAGTATATTAAATTTAGAGGATATCTAGAAGGTTTTCCTTTTAAAATAGAGAAGCCCTCTTTTATCTTTTTTAAGTCGTCAGCAGCAACAAATAGCTTCCCTAGCCAACTTTTATTCAATATGATATTGTTTGAAGAAATGAAACGTTTTTTTGTCCCAATACCTTTCAATGCCTTCTGTAGTTCCTTTTTAATAGTAGCTCTGATTCCTTTAGGTCCATAGATAGCACCAATAACGGTCCAATCTTCTAACTTATGCGCAGTTTTAAGCTCTTGTATTTTATCTTCGGCGCAATAGCCTTGTTCATCTAAGAGGTAATTGCTTTTCATAGCTAACATTCTGCGGGTATTCATAAGGTTGATACCCGAAATAAATCCTTTATAGGTTTCTTTTATTTCCTTCAGTTTTAATAAACACTCGTTTAGCGCTTCATTGGAAATAGCCATCGTGAACATAACAATCTTTTCTGGTGTACGCTCTAGTTTTATGGTCATTTCATAAACAACCCCAAAATTAGATTGAAAGAAAATATAATCAAAATTAGGCCCCACACCCCATTTATGATGTTTGTCTAATTGTGATAATCCCAATTGAGAAAAAGGAGATTCGTAGGTACTCCCATCTGGTAAAATTGCTTTTAAAGAACGCACTGATGCGACATGATCATGAATTGGAGTTATTCCGAATCCCCGCTCTAAAGCATTCCCCATAATATTTGCCTCTGGCCCTGCCCCAGTTACTGGCACCATAAATTCATAGGAATTAGCTTTTAAAAAATCATAAAGTTTTCCTTGGGTTAAACCAGGTCCAAATGTCAGCAAGCCCTCAGCGGCGTCAAAGTTGATTACCTCTGGCATTTTTGACAAGTTCATTACAATTGGAGTATTTTCATCTGACGGAAAACTACTCCCATACCCCCAATTATTACCCGATGACACGGGATAAAAACTACAGCCGTTGGTATTACAATACGTTATGACCTCTTTTATCTCTTCTGTATTTTCTGGATACACACTATTTTTACTTGTAGATATATTGTCTAAGCATCTTGTTATGGTCTGTTTATGCATTGTAATATTTATAGATGGTTTGTCTAAATAAATTTGGGAAATTTTCTGAGTCTATTAAATTTAAATCACAATACATTAATTGAGCGGGAGCTTCTGAAAGTTTTTCGTATTCTTTTTCAACACCAAGTTTTGTACAATTAAAAAAACTCTCGTAAAAATTACAGGAATTTGGATTTACGGAGAGAATTACATTGGTGACTCCCCTCTTTAAGCTTTCTGAACTAAGGAGTGAAAGTAAATTTAGAAGATCACTATATCTAGGAATTTTTCTGCAATCTGCGAGAAGACAAACTTCTGCGACATACTCTTTTGTTTTTAGAAGTTCTGTTATTTCTTCTGCATAGATATCTGAGCTAGGCAGTTCTTCTTTTTTAGAGCTAATGATGGCTGAACATGTTATAATAGGTTGCTCGCCTTTTTTACCATAGGCCCTTATAAAGCTATGTTTCTTCACCCTATTTATATGGGTAAAATCTCCTTCGTCTATTAATTTTTTTGAATGATATGCTTTTTGAATAAGGGTATCGGTAAATTCATATTCCTCATCTGTTGAAACTATTTTAAATTCCATTTCGTGGCGCTTTTTACGTTACATATGTAGCTTTTAATTCTTAAATCACTTTATTTTACCGTCCACATCAACGTCAGAAAACAACATAAATATTTATTTGTTTCGTAAGTAAAATAGTACACTACTAATATATGTAATTATTAAGCACTTCATTCTAAGATAAGCTGAAGATTATAAACAATATCCTCAAAAATTGTAGTTTTTAAATACCGTCCTTAAAAGCATAAAAGACTATATTCATACCTAGAAATTCAGAAATGATAAAATTATTTTCATGAAGTCCACCCTATTCCTACTTCTCTTACTCAGTATATTGCAGCTCACCTATAGTCAAAACGCTTCGCCACAAGAAGATGTTCCTATTGCTATTACGGTAGAAAACCCACTATCGTTCATAAGAGCCAATGAGACCATAACCTTAAGTGCTGAATTTATTAAAGAACATTTTTTAAACGTAGCATTTACCCATATTCAAGTGAAAGATTTACAGACTCAAACTTTTCTTACCACACAAGCCATGGATTATAATGAAGATGGTCTTCCAGAAGAGTTTATTTTTCAAACCAATTTCGCGCCAAACGAAAAAAGAAGCTTTGAACTTAGTATCTTAAATAAAGCTGTTGTTACTACTTCTAAAGTAGCTGCTACGTATCTCCCTACAGAAGAAGGTATGGAAGATTTTACTTGGGAGAATGATTTTATTGGTTATCGATTTTACGGTCAAGAGCGAGCATTAAAGCAAGGTACCGGAATTGCTATGGATATTTGGTGCAAACGTGTTCCTGAAATTCTAACAAAAAAATGGTATGCCCCTTCACAAAGTTACCATGTAGATACCGGTTATGGTGCAGATCATTATAGTTCGGGGAAGAACCAAGGGTGTGGCGGTACAGGTATTTTCGCAAACGATTCTATTTATTTTTCAAATGCTTTTTACGATCAGCACATCATTGCAAATGGTCCTATTCGTACGGTCTTTGATTTAAAATTTACGGGCTGGA encodes:
- a CDS encoding FAD-dependent oxidoreductase; amino-acid sequence: MHKQTITRCLDNISTSKNSVYPENTEEIKEVITYCNTNGCSFYPVSSGNNWGYGSSFPSDENTPIVMNLSKMPEVINFDAAEGLLTFGPGLTQGKLYDFLKANSYEFMVPVTGAGPEANIMGNALERGFGITPIHDHVASVRSLKAILPDGSTYESPFSQLGLSQLDKHHKWGVGPNFDYIFFQSNFGVVYEMTIKLERTPEKIVMFTMAISNEALNECLLKLKEIKETYKGFISGINLMNTRRMLAMKSNYLLDEQGYCAEDKIQELKTAHKLEDWTVIGAIYGPKGIRATIKKELQKALKGIGTKKRFISSNNIILNKSWLGKLFVAADDLKKIKEGFSILKGKPSRYPLNLIYSLSDMPDENKKYNPLKDGIGILWYAPVLPYKVSIIKEYMEGIYKIFETFNIEPMVTLTIQNENIIASTIPILFKKTEKEAVENAHNLYRRLLEFSLELGIYPYRLPTIFHKDYVDRVNWKDSLAYKLKNKLDPNNIVAPNRYSE
- a CDS encoding DUF4861 family protein, coding for MKSTLFLLLLLSILQLTYSQNASPQEDVPIAITVENPLSFIRANETITLSAEFIKEHFLNVAFTHIQVKDLQTQTFLTTQAMDYNEDGLPEEFIFQTNFAPNEKRSFELSILNKAVVTTSKVAATYLPTEEGMEDFTWENDFIGYRFYGQERALKQGTGIAMDIWCKRVPEILTKKWYAPSQSYHVDTGYGADHYSSGKNQGCGGTGIFANDSIYFSNAFYDQHIIANGPIRTVFDLKFTGWTLDSDLIEIKRVTLDAGHYFNKIESTYTTDIAALGYTHAVGFVQRDDSYTKIEQDLGWLASWESLGEGKGNLGTGFITAPEAIVKMDTINNHLVSRMQPKPQTGISYYTGAAWDQFGAIPSKEAWLIYIAQQAECIQNPCVITIKQ